From Selenomonas sp. AB3002, one genomic window encodes:
- the cobA gene encoding uroporphyrinogen-III C-methyltransferase: MAGMVYLVGAGPGDYRLISLKAVDCLKMAEVVVYDRLADPRILQWAPEEAEYIYVGKASSNHTMKQEDINQLLVDKAKEGKVVVRLKGGDPFVFGRGGEEALLLRENHLPFEIVPGITSAISVPAYAGIPVTHRAVATSFAVVTGHEDPTKGGSNMRWDKLSMGVDTLVFLMGVANLPHITEELIKHGRSADTPAAVIRWGTKAEQRVLETTVGTAAEDVKKAGLKPPAIFIVGEVVKLRESLKWFDDLEYRPLFGKTVLVTRARSQASKLTAALEALGAGVIEAPAIELRAPEDDYKALDEALAHVQDYHWLIFTSTNGVEHFFSRLFGAGKDTRALGFAKAAAIGSATAEKLREYGIRADVVPQEFRAEGILEALKGKLPPHAKILLPRAQEAREILPEKLREQGHTVDVVPVYQTVTAEGNAEELKAKLVAGEIDLVTFTSSSTVTNLLKLLGSKELLNGVKLACIGPVTAETARNNGLEPDMEAAEYTINGLVKVISEHFQA; this comes from the coding sequence ATGGCAGGAATGGTATATTTAGTGGGGGCAGGCCCGGGAGATTACCGGCTTATCAGCTTGAAGGCAGTGGATTGCCTGAAGATGGCAGAGGTTGTAGTCTACGACAGGCTGGCAGATCCCCGGATTCTTCAGTGGGCGCCGGAGGAAGCGGAGTACATCTATGTGGGCAAGGCTTCCAGTAACCACACCATGAAGCAGGAGGATATCAACCAGCTTTTGGTGGACAAGGCCAAAGAAGGCAAGGTCGTGGTGCGCCTGAAGGGCGGCGACCCCTTTGTCTTCGGACGGGGCGGGGAAGAAGCCCTGCTGCTGCGGGAGAACCATCTGCCCTTTGAAATCGTGCCGGGGATTACCTCTGCCATTTCTGTGCCCGCCTATGCGGGGATTCCCGTGACCCATCGGGCGGTAGCTACCTCTTTTGCGGTGGTGACGGGCCATGAAGACCCCACCAAGGGCGGCTCCAATATGCGCTGGGACAAGCTTTCCATGGGGGTGGACACGCTGGTGTTCCTCATGGGGGTGGCTAATCTGCCCCATATCACCGAGGAACTTATCAAGCATGGGCGCAGCGCTGATACTCCGGCGGCAGTGATCCGCTGGGGCACCAAGGCTGAGCAGCGGGTGCTGGAAACCACCGTGGGCACCGCAGCCGAGGATGTGAAGAAGGCCGGTTTGAAGCCGCCTGCTATCTTTATTGTGGGTGAGGTCGTGAAGCTCCGTGAAAGCCTCAAGTGGTTTGATGACCTGGAGTACCGCCCCCTCTTTGGCAAGACTGTGCTGGTTACCCGGGCAAGGAGCCAGGCTTCCAAGCTGACGGCGGCCTTGGAGGCTCTGGGGGCGGGAGTGATTGAGGCTCCTGCCATCGAGCTCAGGGCTCCGGAAGATGACTATAAAGCACTGGACGAGGCCCTTGCACATGTGCAGGATTACCACTGGCTGATTTTCACCAGCACCAACGGGGTGGAGCATTTCTTCTCCCGCCTGTTCGGTGCCGGGAAGGATACCCGGGCGCTGGGCTTTGCCAAGGCAGCAGCTATTGGTTCCGCTACGGCAGAGAAGCTCAGGGAATACGGCATCAGGGCAGATGTGGTGCCCCAGGAATTCAGGGCTGAGGGCATACTGGAAGCCTTGAAGGGCAAGCTGCCTCCCCATGCCAAGATCCTTCTTCCCCGGGCCCAGGAGGCCAGGGAAATCCTGCCGGAGAAGCTGCGGGAGCAGGGGCATACGGTGGATGTGGTGCCGGTTTATCAGACGGTGACTGCTGAAGGCAATGCTGAGGAATTGAAGGCGAAGCTGGTTGCAGGAGAGATTGACCTGGTGACCTTCACCAGTTCCTCCACGGTGACCAACCTGCTGAAGCTCTTGGGCAGCAAGGAATTGCTCAATGGCGTAAAGCTGGCCTGCATCGGTCCCGTTACGGCAGAGACCGCCAGGAATAACGGCCTGGAGCCGGATATGGAAGCAGCAGAATACACCATCAACGGCTTAGTCAAGGTTATAAGCGAACATTTTCAGGCATAA
- the hemC gene encoding hydroxymethylbilane synthase codes for MRKKIVIGTRSSKLALWQADYVAECLRKEYPGLQVEKKLMTTKGDKILDAPLAKIGGKGLFTKELEQEMLDGGIDLAVHSLKDMPTEVPKGLVIAAITKRADPGDAVVSLKYGHFEDLPQGAKVGTSSLRRKAQLLHARPDLNIQDLRGNVNTRLRKLEEENFDAIVLAVAGLTRLGFKDRIAEVMPREIMLPAVGQGALAIEARAEDEEILEMIAFLNDGDMAACAKGERAFLAKVEGGCQVPVGVFGSVENEKLQLEAVIASLDGARLYRDKLTGAKSEAEQLGSELAEKLLAAGGLEIMQELGLLLDK; via the coding sequence GTGAGGAAAAAGATTGTTATCGGTACGCGCAGCAGTAAGCTGGCCCTTTGGCAGGCTGATTATGTGGCGGAGTGCCTGAGAAAAGAATATCCCGGCCTGCAGGTGGAGAAGAAACTCATGACCACCAAGGGTGACAAAATCCTTGATGCCCCCCTGGCCAAGATTGGGGGCAAGGGGCTCTTTACCAAGGAACTGGAGCAGGAAATGCTGGACGGGGGCATAGACCTGGCTGTGCACAGCCTCAAGGATATGCCCACGGAGGTTCCCAAGGGACTTGTCATTGCAGCCATTACCAAGAGGGCTGACCCCGGCGATGCCGTGGTCAGCCTTAAATACGGCCATTTTGAGGATTTGCCCCAGGGAGCCAAGGTGGGCACCTCCAGCCTGCGCCGCAAGGCACAGCTCCTGCATGCCCGTCCTGACCTGAATATTCAGGACCTCAGGGGCAATGTGAACACCCGCCTGCGGAAGCTGGAGGAGGAGAACTTCGATGCCATCGTGCTGGCGGTGGCAGGGCTGACCAGGCTGGGCTTCAAGGACAGGATTGCCGAAGTGATGCCCAGGGAAATCATGTTGCCTGCCGTGGGGCAGGGGGCTTTGGCCATTGAGGCACGGGCAGAGGATGAAGAAATCCTTGAGATGATCGCTTTCCTCAATGATGGGGATATGGCAGCCTGTGCCAAGGGCGAGAGGGCTTTTCTGGCCAAGGTCGAGGGGGGCTGCCAGGTGCCTGTGGGTGTCTTTGGCTCTGTTGAAAATGAGAAATTGCAGCTGGAAGCGGTGATCGCCTCTCTGGACGGCGCCCGCTTGTACCGTGACAAGCTGACAGGGGCCAAGAGTGAAGCTGAGCAGCTGGGCAGCGAACTGGCAGAGAAATTGCTGGCTGCCGGGGGACTGGAAATCATGCAGGAACTGGGGTTGCTGTTGGATAAATAA